The Paenibacillus pabuli DNA segment TGGCATCTTCCACGATGGCTTCAATATTCTGCATCGACTCTTCTGTCTTTGGGACTAAGTAATCCATAATATCACCTCCCTTTGCCCTGCCCTCACTTGTTATAACGTGCCGAATATTGCGTTATGTGACATTCGCGAAAAAAAGAATGCACAGGTTCGATCCGTGAGAAGAATTCGATATGGATGGTTTAGAAATAAAAAAAAGTCGCTAGTTAGCGACTTTTTTATCGTAGAGCTATCTGCGAGTTCGTGAGGATATGCGATACCCTATCGTTTTTAGCATAAGATCATACATCGTTCTCGCTACGATCTATCATCTTCTATTGGCCGGCGATGTTATCTTTACACCACTAATATTGGCGCCGTGCTGGACGATCATCACGTCCTGTCCGACGAGAATTGATAACGGGTCTCCTTTGTAATGTACAGCGGCTAACGTTTTGCCGCTTTCCGTATCTAAAGCGATCTGCCTTCCGTTCTTCAAACTGACATATGCAACACCATCACGGTTTGCGAATGACCAATCCACTACCGGAGCATCGAAGGTGTAAGTTTTATCAGGTTCTTCGCCAGACCGGCCATCCACTGGAAAACGTGAAATCACAGCTTGCTTTTGCTCGTCATCGTACTTTCCAATGACATAAAAGTTATCTCCATCCGAGACAACATCGGATGCACTTTGCACTTCCACAAAATCTACCGGGATATACGACCGGGTGGCCTTTACAACTCCATTGCTTAAGCGAATTTCATCAATATTTGCAGCATACCCAGCGTCAATGCCGCTTGATTCATCGCGAGAATATAACGTTTGGCCATCTGAGTAAAGAATATCCTGATGATTTCCATCGGTTAGTGTCCATTTTACTTTGCCGCTCTTTGCCTCAATTCCTTGTAATCCGCTCGTCGTCAACGCACCTGAGATCGTGGTAGACACCACAAGCATATCTCCGGTTTGAAGAAGGTTGAATCCGTGATTGTTACTTTTTGTTTTCCACTTTACCTTTCCGTTGGAAGCACGGTATGCCGTCAATCCATATTCATCCCCGACATAGATCACTCCATCGGCGAGATGCAAGCTATAATTTGAATACCGCTCTCCCTTTTTGGGACTTACTTGCGTTTTGACTTTCCATTGCAACTTGCCTGATTTGGCATTCAGCTTTAGAAGTTGTCCCTTTGCATCCGTAAACCATACCGATTGACCATCCGTTACCGTCTGGGATACTGCCGAGGCTTGAACTGTCCAGCGGGTCTTGCCAGCAAGGGGGTCAAACGCAATATACGTATTGCCAACTGTATAATAAAGGTCATTCTTCAATAATGTGGCCCTAGTATTTATTTTATTCGGATCTCCTACCGTTTTGGTCCAAAACGGTTTCAGATTTATAGATGTATGATTAACTGCTGATGCGGCTGATACATGGCCT contains these protein-coding regions:
- a CDS encoding PQQ-binding-like beta-propeller repeat protein is translated as MKVTTKQTLSRLVKTSVAAALFLSPASAFYEIGLGHVSAASAVNHTSINLKPFWTKTVGDPNKINTRATLLKNDLYYTVGNTYIAFDPLAGKTRWTVQASAVSQTVTDGQSVWFTDAKGQLLKLNAKSGKLQWKVKTQVSPKKGERYSNYSLHLADGVIYVGDEYGLTAYRASNGKVKWKTKSNNHGFNLLQTGDMLVVSTTISGALTTSGLQGIEAKSGKVKWTLTDGNHQDILYSDGQTLYSRDESSGIDAGYAANIDEIRLSNGVVKATRSYIPVDFVEVQSASDVVSDGDNFYVIGKYDDEQKQAVISRFPVDGRSGEEPDKTYTFDAPVVDWSFANRDGVAYVSLKNGRQIALDTESGKTLAAVHYKGDPLSILVGQDVMIVQHGANISGVKITSPANRR